In the Pedobacter cryoconitis genome, CCAGGACAAAGTAAATGCTCAGGTTAAGCTGCCTAAAGGTTATCATATAGAGTGGGCAGGAGATTTTGAGAACCAGCAAAGAGCAACTCAGCGTTTAACGCAGGTGGTGCCAATTAGTATATTGTTGATTTTCTTTGTGCTGTTTATCTTATTCGGAACCATCAAAGATTCATTACTCGTTTTAAATAATGTACCGTTTGCAATTGTAGGTGGTGTATTTGCATTGCTGCTTACGGGGATAAACTTTAGTATTTCTTCGGGGATCGGATTTATAGCTTTATTCGGGATTTGTGTCCAGAATGGGGTTATCCTGATTACCAAGTTTAAATCAAATATTAAGGAAATGCGGCATAATCATCCTGAATGGACGTTTATTGATGCGCTTAGAATTGGTGTGGAATCCCGCATCCGTCCGGTAGTGATGACTGCAATGATGGCAGCGATTGGATTATTACCAGCAGCCATGTCAACAGGTATCGGTTCTGAGACTTCTAAGCCACTGGCTACAGTGGTGATTGGAGGATTAATTTCTGATACTTTATTTAACCTGTTTATATTCCCGATTGTATTTTATTGGGCTTACCGTAAAAAGGTAATGAAACAAGATAAGCCTTATACCGCTATTGCTGAATAGCACGGATTAAAGAAGGACTATCCGGGATCATATTGTGTTCGGTGTTGAGAAGGGGTTGGTAAGGCTATTGGCCTTACCAACCCCTTCTCAACACCGAACACTTATAGAGGTTAAAGCATTCCATTATTGTTGGAACTTTTCCTGCATTCTTAATTAGACAACTCTAATTTAATTGAGGAAAATAATAGCTAAATTTGCGCCGCAAATGAATAACAATAAATCTTTTACATTACCACCAATTCCTGCCGTTTTTTTATCAATTATCAGTGTTCAGTGCGGAGCTGCAATAGCTAAAGGTCTGTTTCCCGTTTTAGGCGCCCAGAGTACAGCCTTGATCCGCATCGGTCTTTCGGCTATTATCCTGATGGCTGTTAACCGGACAAATTTAACGAAGCTTACCGCTAAACAATGGAAAGCAGTTATTCCTTATGGGGTATGTCTGGGTTTAATGAATCTGATTTTCTACATGGCGATTGAGCGGATACCACTTGGTTTAGGGGTTACGCTTGAATTTGTCGGGCCATTAATTGTGGCCATCTTCGGATCTAAACGTATCACTGATTATTTATGGATTTTACTGGCCGGAATAGGGATTGCGCTTATTGCACCCTGGACCGGTAAAGGAATTGATCTCATTGGTGTTTTATTAGCGTTGACCGCAGGAGGTTTCTGGGCAGGTTATATTTTAATGGGCGGAAAAATTTCCAAGATTATGAATGGTGGAGATGCAGTTACAGTAGGTATGTTATTCGCTACCATTGTCGTTGCACCATTTGGAATTGGAAGTGGAGGACTGATGCACTTAACGCCAGCTCTTCTTTTAATGGGATTCGCATTGGCACTTTTGTCCAGCGCGATACCGTTTACACTTGAAATTAATGCGTTGCGGCAAATGCCTGCACGCACGTTTAGTATCTTAATGAGCCTGGAGCCCGCTGTAGCGGCTTTGAATGGACTGATTTTATTACATGAATTTTTAACTTTTAATCAATGGCTGGCCGTTGGCTGCGTAATCATTGCCAGTGCAGGGGCAACATTGACGACCAGGAAAGCCGTTGTACAAGAAAATGTATAAAAAAATCCGGGTCTGATGTAATGCCCCATAATTGTGTCACTTTTGGGGGCATTACATCAGACCCGGATTTTTCATAAAAGCTTATTTTGACAGGTATAATGTCCTATTTTGACAAACCATCTTTTTTAGCTTTTTCTAAGATTTTTGCTGCGCGTGAACCGCTATCAGGATGTGAACTTAACATCTTTTCAGTTTTACTTTTTTCAGCGCCAGACGATTTTTCCATATCAGCGAATTTCTGGAATGCACTTGCTAAAGCAGTTACTTTATAATTGTGCTTTTTCATAAACTCGTAAGAATAGTCATCAGCTTCACTTTCTTGTTTACGGTTGTATTTACTATCTAAAAGTGCATTGGCAAAACTTCCCAGCTGACTTTGTGAAAGTGAATTCACTACGCCTGATTGAGAAGATGCTGCATCTGATATCGCTTCTCTTTTATAAGCACTTCTCACTGCATCTCTGGTATCCTTATTGGCAACATGTCCAATTTCATGACCGATAATTCCTAATAATTCATCATCACTCATGATATCCATCAGCGAAGAAAATACGCGTACACTGCCATCTGCACACGCAAAAGCATTGATATCTTTTACTTTATATACTTTGTAGTTTAATTTAAGTCCGCCTTCATTTTGATGTTTTGAAAAGATTTTATTCAAGCGGACAGTATAAGGATCTTTAGCAGCGGCAACAGTATTATGTTCATCCATCCAGGTTACAGCTTCACCAGCAAGTTTTGCGGCATCAGCATCTGAGAAGGTCGCTGCTTTTACGCCCTTTTGTAATGCACCAAGACCTTTACTGTTTAACTTAATTTGTGCGGAAGCAGCCTGCGTTCCAAGAGAAAGGGCTAAGCCCAGCAGAGCGAGAGGTAAGATAGTTTTATTCATTTCTTATTATTTAGTTGTTTGTTACGTATGCATGAACAAATAATATACAAGAATTGTTTGCCTGGTAAATAATAAATTATTCTTTGTGATTAATAGAAGGAGTGCTTTTTTTAAGGAAGGTTGCCTGCTTCTTTTTTAAGTCCAGTGTATAGGCCTTGTTCACATATTCATCGTTAATACGCCGGTTAGCTTTATAATAATCCTGAAGTATTTCTTCTCTGC is a window encoding:
- a CDS encoding EamA family transporter; this encodes MNNNKSFTLPPIPAVFLSIISVQCGAAIAKGLFPVLGAQSTALIRIGLSAIILMAVNRTNLTKLTAKQWKAVIPYGVCLGLMNLIFYMAIERIPLGLGVTLEFVGPLIVAIFGSKRITDYLWILLAGIGIALIAPWTGKGIDLIGVLLALTAGGFWAGYILMGGKISKIMNGGDAVTVGMLFATIVVAPFGIGSGGLMHLTPALLLMGFALALLSSAIPFTLEINALRQMPARTFSILMSLEPAVAALNGLILLHEFLTFNQWLAVGCVIIASAGATLTTRKAVVQENV
- a CDS encoding M48 family metallopeptidase, which translates into the protein MNKTILPLALLGLALSLGTQAASAQIKLNSKGLGALQKGVKAATFSDADAAKLAGEAVTWMDEHNTVAAAKDPYTVRLNKIFSKHQNEGGLKLNYKVYKVKDINAFACADGSVRVFSSLMDIMSDDELLGIIGHEIGHVANKDTRDAVRSAYKREAISDAASSQSGVVNSLSQSQLGSFANALLDSKYNRKQESEADDYSYEFMKKHNYKVTALASAFQKFADMEKSSGAEKSKTEKMLSSHPDSGSRAAKILEKAKKDGLSK